A single window of Dermacentor albipictus isolate Rhodes 1998 colony chromosome 1, USDA_Dalb.pri_finalv2, whole genome shotgun sequence DNA harbors:
- the LOC135919394 gene encoding tRNA modification GTPase GTPBP3, mitochondrial, with amino-acid sequence MCALFAIKTCFHARKFSPFFRRSSTSTIFALSSGSIRSALATVRVSGPHAAAVLRRIANLKQPIPRKALLRRLVHPCSGVHLDTAIVLWFPSPHSYTGEDCCELHVHGGVGVVNAVLGALSHIEGVRHAEPGEFTKRAFMNGKMDLAEVEGLADLLKAETEAQRVQALAQMEGSLSKLYKQWTHDLKMCLANVEAFIDFSEDQGIEETILDSAAAQAEKLATEIQIHLLDGRRGERLRDGVKVAIIGRTNVGKSSLFNALCQRDAAIVSPIAGTTRDVIESTLEIGGYPAVFSDTAGLRHSNDPVECEGILRAQHWAANADLALIVVEARELLQLKPTTDFIDDHLKELGVESCAQHRLIIFNKLDLLSEDEQVAVEQHAKSMCVDNCFTSCTTQQGISDLVKILGGHLEDLCGKPADLSPTLTRERHRRHLDQCLKHLKLFSTEVRHDSVIGAEHLRIALSNLGRITGRVFTEEILDVIFRDFCIGK; translated from the exons aTGTGCGCGCTCTTTGCGATAAAGACATGCTTCCACGCTCGTAAATTTTCACCGTTCTTTAGAAGGAGCTCGACGTCAACTATTTTCGCGCTTTCGTCTGGTTCAATACGGAGTGCATTAGCTACAGTCAGGGTCTCTGGTCCGCACGCCGCAGCTGTGCTTCGTCGCATCGCAAACCTGAAGCAACCGATACCGCGAAAAGCTCTTTTGCGGAGACTCGTGCACCCTTGCTCGGGCGTTCATCTCGACACTGCTATTGTGCTGTGGTTTCCAT CACCTCACAGTTACACTGGTGAAGACTGTTGTGAGCTACACGTCCATGGAGGTGTTGGAGTTGTCAACGCAGTATTGGGTGCCTTGTCGCACATTGAAGGCGTAAGACATGCAGAGCCAGGCGAGTTCACAAAGAG AGCTTTCATGAACGGCAAAATGGACCTAGCAGAAGTTGAAGGTTTGGCTGATTTGCTAAAGGCCGAGACAGAAGCCCAGAGGGTGCAGGCATtggcacagatggaaggtagcctTAGCAAGCTATACAAGCAGTGGACACATGATCTCAAAATG TGCCTCGCAAATGTTGAAGCCTTTATTGACTTCAGTGAGGACCAGGGAATCGAAGAGACCATACTGGATTCTG CCGCAGCACAGGCGGAGAAACTGGCTACAGAAATCCAGATTCATCTGCTGGACGGGCGGCGTGGTGAAAGACTACGAGATGGTGTAAAGGTTGCCATTATTGGCCGGACCAATGTTGGGAAGAGCAGCCTGTTCAACGCCTTAT GTCAGAGGGATGCAGCCATAGTATCACCCATTGCAGGAACAACCAGAGATGTAATTGAGAGCACACTGGAAATTGGTGGTTACCCTGCTGTATTCTCCGACACTGCAGGCCTTCGCCACAGTAATGACCCTGTTGAATGTGAAGGAATTCTGCGTGCCCAACACTG GGCAGCTAATGCGGACCTGGCACTCATAGTGGTGGAAGCGAGGGAATTGCTTCAACTCAAGCCCACAACTGATTTCATTGACGACCACCTGAAGGAACTAGGTGTAGAGTCATGTGCTCAGCACCGCCTCATCATCTTCAACAAGCTGGATCTTTTGTCTGAGGATGAGCAGGTCGCAGTTGAGCAGCATGCTAAGAGCATGTGCGTTGACAACTGCTTCACTTCGTGCACAACACAGCAAGGCATAAGTGACCTAGTGAAGATTCTTGGGGGACATCTTGAAGACTT atgtggcaAGCCAGCAGACTTGAGCCCCACTTTGACTCGGGAGAGACACAGAAGGCATCTGGACCAGTGCTTGAAGCATCTGAAACTGTTCAGCACAGAGGTGCGACACGACTCTGTCATAGGTGCCGAGCACTTGAGGATTGCACTTTCTAACCTGGGCAGAATAACGGGCCGGGTTTTCACAGAGGAAATACTTGATGTTATATTCAGAGATTTCTGCATAGGAAAGTAA